From Xylanibacter oryzae DSM 17970, a single genomic window includes:
- the metA gene encoding homoserine O-acetyltransferase MetA produces MPLRLPDRLPAIEILKGENIFVMDNSRATTQDIRPLKIVILNLMPLKITTETDLIRLLSNTPLQLEISFMKLKSHTPKNTPIEHMMMFYKDFELMRNEKFDGMIITGAPVEDLDFEKVSYWKELTGIFDWARTHVTSTLYICWAAQAGLYYHHHIPKYHLPKKMFGVFRQYPLEPQLPIFRGFDDYFNMPHSRHTETHKDDVLKCPDLQLIAESPECGVSMIMERGGREIYVTGHLEYAANTLNTEYRRDLGKRDDVEIPLHYFRDDNPANEPMVTWRAHANLLYSNWINYYVYQETPYDINTIE; encoded by the coding sequence ATGCCATTAAGATTACCAGACAGATTACCTGCGATAGAGATTCTCAAAGGCGAGAATATCTTCGTTATGGACAATTCAAGGGCGACAACACAGGATATCCGCCCACTTAAGATTGTTATACTCAATCTTATGCCACTAAAGATAACAACAGAGACAGACCTAATACGTCTGCTCTCAAATACACCTCTTCAGCTCGAAATCAGTTTTATGAAACTGAAAAGTCACACGCCCAAAAATACACCTATAGAACATATGATGATGTTCTATAAAGACTTTGAGCTGATGAGAAATGAGAAGTTTGACGGCATGATAATAACAGGAGCCCCGGTAGAAGACTTGGATTTTGAGAAAGTCTCTTATTGGAAAGAGCTCACCGGCATATTCGATTGGGCCAGAACTCATGTCACAAGTACTCTATATATATGTTGGGCAGCTCAGGCCGGATTGTATTATCATCATCACATCCCCAAATACCATCTCCCAAAGAAGATGTTTGGTGTGTTTCGTCAGTATCCTCTCGAACCACAATTACCTATTTTCAGAGGTTTCGACGATTACTTTAATATGCCGCACAGTCGTCATACAGAGACACACAAAGATGATGTGTTGAAATGTCCCGACTTGCAACTCATAGCTGAATCACCAGAGTGTGGTGTTAGCATGATTATGGAGCGTGGCGGTCGAGAGATATATGTCACCGGTCATCTCGAATATGCTGCTAATACTCTTAATACAGAATATAGACGTGATCTTGGTAAACGCGACGATGTTGAAATACCTCTGCATTATTTCCGCGATGACAATCCTGCAAACGAACCAATGGTTACATGGCGCGCACACGCCAACCTGCTTTACAGCAACTGGATCAACTACTATGTATATCAGGAGACACCATACGATATCAATACGATCGAATGA
- a CDS encoding peptidase U32 family protein, whose amino-acid sequence MRQLELLSPAKNLECGIAAIDNGADAVYIGAQHFGARSAAGNSIDDIRQLVEYAHPYHCKVYVTVNTILYDDELDATRELITQLYDIGVDAILVQDMSILRMDLPPIALHASTQTDNRTAQKVKWLRSIGFSRAVLARELSVDEIAAIHHAVPDMPLEVFVHGALCVSYSGLCYASQYCFNRSANRGECAQFCRLKFDLTDADGREIQHERHLLSLKDMAQIDNLEALIQAGATSFKIEGRLKDSDYVKNVTAAYSQRLDEIISRHPDQYCRASIGKVEYTFTPNINKTFNRGYTTYFLNGRQPDIASFDTPKATGEYVGTVKEIRGHTFTVAGLSNFANGDGLCYFNDHRELEGFRVNKVENNRLFPLKMPSDLRPGTRLYRNNDIEFQRLLSRPSASRRIPVRMTISEVSEGFSLQVTDSTGQRVVHTMQMEKQEAVKPQKENIVRCLTKLGNTPYICDTVNFEPEEFNWFIPAAQLTQLRRETMQQFTSQNSYEPVAVHSQPLSPEPYPYPWLYNISNKPSAEFYRLQGVPDAAQSFEQQQPDTPLIMQCRHCLRYSLGYCVRYGGEKPTWSEPLMLSLPDGRHFRLEFDCKNCKMNIYAENR is encoded by the coding sequence ATGAGACAACTTGAATTACTTTCGCCCGCAAAGAATCTGGAGTGCGGCATTGCTGCCATCGATAATGGAGCCGACGCCGTATATATCGGCGCACAGCATTTTGGTGCCCGTTCTGCTGCAGGCAATAGCATTGATGATATCCGTCAACTGGTTGAGTATGCTCATCCGTATCACTGCAAGGTGTACGTTACTGTCAACACCATACTCTACGACGACGAGCTCGATGCCACCCGCGAACTTATCACCCAATTATACGATATAGGTGTAGATGCTATCCTTGTGCAGGATATGAGTATACTCCGTATGGATCTGCCACCGATAGCCCTTCATGCCAGTACACAGACCGACAACCGTACTGCTCAGAAGGTGAAATGGCTCCGTAGCATTGGCTTCAGTCGTGCCGTACTGGCTCGCGAACTTTCTGTAGATGAGATAGCAGCCATACATCACGCCGTTCCAGATATGCCACTCGAGGTCTTCGTCCACGGTGCTCTATGTGTCAGTTATTCCGGCCTGTGTTATGCATCACAATACTGTTTCAACCGTAGTGCTAACAGAGGCGAATGTGCACAGTTCTGTCGTCTTAAATTCGATCTTACTGATGCAGATGGGCGTGAGATACAACATGAGCGCCATCTGCTTTCTCTTAAAGATATGGCCCAGATAGATAACCTTGAAGCACTTATACAAGCTGGTGCTACATCATTTAAGATAGAAGGTCGTCTTAAAGATTCTGATTATGTTAAGAATGTTACAGCAGCCTATAGTCAGCGCCTTGACGAAATAATATCACGTCATCCTGACCAGTACTGCCGTGCCTCTATAGGTAAAGTAGAATATACTTTCACGCCTAATATCAACAAGACATTCAATAGAGGTTACACTACATATTTCCTCAACGGTCGCCAGCCCGACATTGCATCCTTCGATACCCCGAAGGCTACCGGTGAATACGTAGGAACAGTCAAGGAAATACGCGGACATACATTCACTGTAGCAGGATTATCCAATTTTGCTAATGGTGACGGATTGTGTTATTTTAACGACCATCGTGAACTAGAGGGCTTCAGAGTAAATAAGGTCGAAAACAACCGTCTCTTCCCACTCAAGATGCCAAGTGACCTTCGCCCGGGTACACGCCTGTACCGTAATAATGATATAGAGTTTCAGCGACTTCTATCCAGACCTAGCGCGTCGCGTCGCATACCGGTTAGAATGACCATAAGCGAAGTGTCCGAAGGTTTCTCACTGCAAGTCACCGACTCCACAGGTCAGCGCGTCGTGCACACCATGCAGATGGAAAAACAGGAAGCTGTGAAACCTCAGAAAGAAAATATTGTTCGCTGTCTCACCAAGTTGGGCAACACACCATATATATGCGATACCGTAAATTTCGAACCTGAAGAGTTCAACTGGTTCATACCTGCCGCCCAACTCACCCAGCTGCGCCGTGAAACAATGCAACAGTTTACCTCTCAAAACAGTTATGAACCGGTTGCTGTACACAGTCAGCCGTTGTCTCCCGAACCATATCCATATCCATGGCTGTACAACATATCCAACAAGCCTTCAGCAGAATTCTACCGCCTTCAAGGAGTGCCAGATGCTGCACAATCATTCGAGCAGCAACAGCCCGACACTCCACTTATCATGCAGTGCCGCCACTGTCTACGCTATTCACTTGGCTATTGTGTAAGGTATGGAGGCGAAAAACCAACATGGAGTGAGCCACTTATGCTCTCATTGCCTGATGGCAGGCACTTTCGTCTTGAGTTTGACTGTAAAAACTGTAAAATGAACATATATGCGGAAAACCGTTAA
- a CDS encoding FHA domain-containing protein — MIICPNCKEEIDEDSHYCDQCGQALLYCVQCGRVGLGRRCTYCGGMMYTLDEVMSRKSKDSSLTNTFNSFTASIAASRRGSIELPEQYKVPGVPQLTLYNGNLNIRIIGQNGAVIGRRQGIYQKIFESNKYVSSVHAQLMYSNDTGWCIIDKHSSNGTMVNQHKLQPDVAMSIKNGDIVTIANINLQVSVI, encoded by the coding sequence ATGATAATATGTCCTAATTGCAAAGAGGAAATAGATGAAGACTCACATTATTGCGATCAGTGTGGGCAGGCTTTGCTATATTGCGTGCAGTGTGGCAGGGTTGGACTTGGTCGGCGCTGTACATATTGTGGTGGTATGATGTATACACTCGACGAGGTTATGAGTAGGAAATCCAAAGATTCCAGCCTCACAAATACGTTTAATTCGTTTACGGCTTCGATAGCCGCTTCCAGAAGAGGTAGCATAGAATTGCCAGAGCAGTATAAAGTACCAGGAGTTCCACAACTCACTCTATATAATGGAAATTTAAACATCCGAATAATCGGTCAGAATGGAGCTGTCATCGGTCGCCGTCAGGGTATATACCAGAAGATATTCGAGAGTAATAAATATGTTTCTAGCGTTCATGCCCAGTTGATGTATTCCAACGATACCGGTTGGTGCATAATCGACAAGCATTCATCCAATGGCACGATGGTCAATCAGCATAAACTACAGCCTGATGTAGCCATGTCTATAAAGAATGGTGATATCGTGACTATAGCTAATATCAACCTGCAAGTCAGTGTGATATGA
- a CDS encoding PP2C family protein-serine/threonine phosphatase, whose translation MKETNQNVMLNLEIDAASRVGLVRKNNEDMILVGDRLVRNETYQTCANISDSHMYIIALADGIGGHKAGEKASEIVLDSLRHKFSMPWGYLDACRFNEAAYYWLDHVSRYIAYHSKAEPIYSGMGTTLVGFAVNYNDLYWVNCGDSRIYLYRNNKLTQLSTDHSLNNILGNTSHNGIIVNCIGGGCDTSYLDLVEFHKSVSHGDTYMLCSDGLTDMLSDEDISHYLLDGATADQLCQYAEDAGGYDNVSVCLVTVL comes from the coding sequence ATGAAAGAAACAAATCAGAATGTTATGTTAAATTTGGAAATAGATGCGGCCAGTAGAGTAGGACTGGTTAGAAAAAACAATGAAGATATGATACTCGTTGGTGACCGCTTGGTCCGCAATGAGACTTATCAGACCTGTGCGAACATCTCAGACAGTCATATGTACATTATCGCACTTGCCGATGGCATAGGCGGTCACAAAGCCGGTGAGAAGGCTAGTGAGATAGTACTCGATAGTCTACGCCATAAGTTTAGTATGCCGTGGGGATATCTTGACGCCTGTCGTTTCAATGAGGCCGCCTACTATTGGCTTGACCATGTATCACGATATATAGCTTATCACAGCAAAGCCGAACCGATTTATTCGGGAATGGGCACTACTCTGGTAGGTTTTGCAGTCAACTATAATGATTTATATTGGGTCAATTGTGGTGACAGTCGCATATACCTATATCGCAACAACAAACTTACCCAGTTGTCTACCGATCATTCGCTAAACAATATTTTAGGGAATACCAGTCATAACGGTATTATAGTGAATTGTATAGGTGGAGGTTGCGACACATCCTATTTGGATTTGGTCGAATTTCACAAGTCAGTGAGTCATGGCGACACTTATATGTTATGCTCAGACGGTCTCACAGACATGTTGAGTGATGAGGATATATCCCATTATCTTCTGGATGGAGCCACAGCCGATCAGCTATGTCAGTATGCAGAAGATGCCGGAGGATACGACAATGTATCGGTATGTTTAGTAACAGTATTATAG